Proteins encoded within one genomic window of Loktanella sp. M215:
- a CDS encoding phosphomannomutase: MPPKFGTSGLRGLVTELTPDLVADHVRAFIHACPVGTGLFVARDLRPSSPAIADMVIAAARGEGVDVTDCGAVPTPALALASMGAGAAAVMVTGSHIPADRNGLKFYVTHGEIGKADEAAILAGLWRDAGGHAGTVTENTRAGADYVARNVGAYGPALTGRRIGVYSHSAVGRDLLLEIVAGLGASVVELGRSERFIPVDTEAVDPAIRAQLRDWAQAHGLDAIVSTDGDGDRPLLTDETGEVIVGDILGQITGQSLGAEVAVTPVSSNTGAERLFGRVVRTKIGSPFVIAGMAEVGGRVVGYEANGGFLLGFDAEGPAGPLPALATRDAVLPFVAPLVAATEGLAALVAAQPARFTAANRLQEVPTEKSLALVASFDSDAGKRADFLSLFDGQEASVDRTDGLRMTLTDGRIVHLRPSGNAPELRFYAEADTAQAAQEILATGLKTLSQALAG, from the coding sequence ATGCCCCCCAAGTTCGGCACATCCGGCCTGCGCGGTCTTGTCACGGAACTAACCCCCGATCTGGTGGCGGACCATGTGCGCGCCTTCATCCATGCCTGTCCTGTGGGCACGGGCCTGTTCGTCGCGCGCGATCTGCGGCCGTCGTCGCCCGCCATCGCCGACATGGTGATCGCCGCGGCGCGGGGCGAGGGGGTGGACGTCACCGACTGCGGTGCGGTGCCGACGCCGGCGTTGGCGCTGGCGTCGATGGGGGCCGGGGCCGCGGCGGTGATGGTGACGGGCAGCCATATCCCCGCCGACCGCAACGGGCTGAAATTCTATGTCACCCACGGCGAGATCGGCAAGGCTGACGAGGCGGCGATCCTGGCGGGGCTGTGGCGGGATGCGGGCGGTCACGCCGGAACAGTGACTGAAAATACGCGCGCCGGGGCGGATTACGTGGCACGCAACGTGGGCGCCTATGGCCCCGCGCTGACGGGGCGGAGGATCGGCGTCTACAGTCACTCCGCCGTGGGCCGCGATCTGCTGCTGGAAATCGTCGCGGGGCTGGGGGCATCGGTCGTGGAACTGGGGCGGTCGGAGAGGTTCATTCCCGTCGATACGGAGGCTGTCGATCCCGCGATCCGCGCACAGCTGCGGGACTGGGCGCAGGCGCATGGCCTTGATGCCATCGTCTCGACCGATGGCGACGGGGACCGACCGCTGCTGACGGACGAGACCGGAGAGGTCATCGTCGGCGACATCCTGGGGCAGATCACCGGGCAGAGCCTCGGAGCCGAGGTCGCCGTGACGCCGGTGTCGTCGAACACCGGAGCGGAACGCCTGTTCGGGCGCGTGGTCCGCACGAAGATCGGCTCGCCCTTCGTGATCGCCGGCATGGCAGAGGTCGGGGGGCGTGTCGTAGGCTACGAGGCGAATGGCGGCTTCCTGCTGGGCTTCGATGCGGAAGGCCCCGCGGGGCCGCTGCCGGCACTGGCGACGCGGGACGCGGTGCTGCCCTTCGTGGCGCCGTTGGTCGCGGCGACGGAGGGGCTGGCGGCGCTGGTGGCGGCGCAGCCGGCGCGGTTCACCGCCGCGAACCGGCTGCAGGAGGTGCCGACGGAGAAATCGCTCGCGCTGGTGGCGTCGTTCGACAGCGATGCAGGTAAGCGCGCGGATTTCCTGTCGCTCTTCGATGGCCAAGAGGCCAGCGTCGACCGCACCGACGGGTTGCGCATGACCCTGACCGACGGCCGGATCGTGCACCTGCGCCCCTCGGGCAATGCGCCGGAACTGCGGTTCTATGCGGAAGCCGACACGGCGCAGGCGGCGCAGGAGATTCTGGCAACGGGGCTGAAGACCCTGTCACAGGCGCTGGCCGGTTGA
- a CDS encoding sulfotransferase family protein produces the protein MHRSGTSALAGMLARLGCDVPRDLLEAAPMNAKGFYESGGISQMNDELMQSAGSSWFTWQPFSDSWFRAPQAQAGRTRAMAQLEAVYGDAAFPVIKDPRMCMLVPFWETVLEAAGYAPRYLHTHRHPLEVAQSLDHWAGYDQGYGQLLWLRYVLTAEASTRGQVRHFTSYTRLMQDWRAVARNAGESLDLVWPRQSDRAAAEIDDFLDRDLSHMQARDDHASDRQRLAPWVATTFAILERWNVGARRARTRPTMRRSTGSGRPSTWRPRPFRLR, from the coding sequence ATGCACCGGTCCGGGACATCCGCGCTGGCCGGGATGCTGGCCCGTCTGGGATGCGACGTGCCGCGCGACCTGTTGGAGGCCGCGCCGATGAATGCCAAGGGTTTCTACGAATCCGGCGGCATCAGTCAGATGAACGACGAGCTGATGCAATCCGCCGGGTCCAGCTGGTTCACCTGGCAGCCTTTCAGCGACAGCTGGTTCCGCGCCCCGCAGGCACAGGCCGGTCGGACGCGGGCGATGGCGCAGTTGGAGGCCGTCTACGGCGATGCGGCCTTTCCGGTGATCAAGGATCCGCGGATGTGCATGCTCGTGCCGTTCTGGGAGACCGTTCTCGAAGCGGCGGGCTACGCCCCGCGCTATTTGCACACCCATCGTCACCCGCTGGAGGTGGCGCAGTCGCTTGACCACTGGGCGGGCTATGACCAGGGCTACGGGCAGCTGCTGTGGCTTCGCTACGTGCTGACGGCAGAAGCCTCCACCCGCGGGCAGGTCCGACACTTCACCTCCTATACCCGGCTGATGCAGGACTGGCGTGCGGTTGCACGTAACGCGGGCGAGAGCCTCGATCTGGTATGGCCGCGCCAGTCGGACAGGGCCGCGGCGGAGATCGACGATTTTCTCGACCGCGACCTGTCTCATATGCAGGCCCGCGACGACCATGCCTCGGACCGGCAGCGGCTGGCGCCCTGGGTCGCCACCACCTTCGCGATCTTGGAACGTTGGAACGTTGGAGCGCGCAGGGCGAGGACGCGGCCGACCATGCGACGCTCGACGGGATCCGGGCGGCCTTCGACGTGGCGACCCCGGCCTTTTCGGCTGCGGTAG
- a CDS encoding glycosyltransferase: MSTRTEGQRAHPAGTAPIVTARQVFDRMFDATWYLAANPDVRGYKPGPKDHYLRYGYAERRNPHPLFDVAWYLAQRPELAKARIEPMSCYFDGDWRRLCSPHPLFDPAWYLLEHPELLKKGVEPIQHYLQQGWKDGHTLHPLFDVSWYLAAYPEIARSGTEPLSHFLTFGWTAGHLPHPLFDMADYRTRYPDLDVAGLNPWLHYITAGWREGRRPHRLFDADWYQRTYLDAVAPVREPLSHYLSEGWREGLRPAPDGAALNPAPDGAVPKPAPDAPAADAAPLYTQVRESLLRERRLSVSGRRGVIGMVVHETGVGGAPHVLRQFTQWLRDRTRFDVRIVAMKGGNLRAGFAEVAPLLVLGDLPAADRTDALRRFLGEDVRGLFINSVASGGVLDHADPDLPAVAFIHELPQVLEMFPAQFDLIRKRAARVIAGGPGVMRVLQADDGFDADRLAEAVSFIEALPERTDFAARRAAARRDLGLATDALVVMGCGVVHWRKSPEVFIAAAQQVLSRGIDAHFVWLGGGPDLADCEARIAAAGLQDRIRFTGYEPDVPGKIAAGDVFMLSSQEDPFPLVALYAAQAGQPIVCFREAGGIEGFVAEGSGIAVPHMDATAMADAVALYAADPARRQADGAVGQAQVARRHTMDVVGPLLLHHLREAMGLAPEVSVVVPNYNYVDYLPERLSSIAAQTFQDFEVILLDDASPDASVPLLEAFAAARPGTRLVVNAQNSGSPFRQWLRGMDLARADLIWMAEADDRCTPHLLETLLPRFDDRNVRLAYCASRPITSDGRVIGDYRALYLDRINAGRWDHDYTATDHEEANAGLGIANSLPNASAVMFRNFRPEDAFVSELTQMRLCGDWYFYVRAMRGGLVGFAAAVMNDHRRHDKTVTHALEGSMRYFDELATVRRYLGRTFRQDAVARDRIAAFLADDIARFRVPDPAALPVVPPGEKAIPSLLMVAPDLSPGGGQVFAISVANEWARRGGRVVLLDVAHQPPHPAMLAKIAPEVVLLRADAEGADLGTLIRRFDLDLVHSGIWWADRWVDMQRDHLPADMPWVISMHGCHETFIANPKIDRTFDTRMRRMIDRATWVHTADKNLQIFDTYGRPPGLTKIANGIAVSPATLDLTRESLGLRPEAMVLCLASRAIASKGWREAVRLTARLNAEGHAVDLMLIGEGPLADETRAEAPTHVHLTGQVTHLQDYLRLADVGLLPSYFVGESMPLILLEMMAVGLPLVATRTGEIPDMIGTGEAAAGLLVPLKGEGLDEEALHAAVMSLITRPETRAAMAAASRARFAADFTIAKMVDRYAGPYARIPDAAGRASREVA; encoded by the coding sequence ATGAGCACTAGGACCGAAGGCCAGCGTGCGCATCCGGCCGGAACCGCCCCGATCGTGACCGCGCGGCAGGTCTTTGATCGCATGTTCGACGCCACTTGGTATCTTGCGGCCAATCCCGACGTCAGGGGTTACAAGCCGGGGCCGAAGGATCATTACCTGCGCTACGGCTATGCCGAGCGCCGCAATCCGCATCCGCTGTTCGACGTGGCCTGGTATCTGGCGCAGCGCCCCGAACTGGCGAAGGCCCGGATCGAACCGATGAGCTGTTATTTCGATGGCGACTGGCGCCGTCTGTGCAGCCCGCACCCCCTGTTCGATCCGGCCTGGTACCTGCTGGAGCATCCCGAGCTGCTGAAAAAGGGCGTCGAGCCGATCCAGCATTACCTGCAGCAGGGCTGGAAGGACGGTCACACGCTGCATCCGCTGTTCGACGTGTCATGGTATCTTGCGGCCTATCCCGAGATCGCGAGAAGCGGTACGGAACCGCTGAGTCATTTTCTGACCTTCGGATGGACGGCGGGCCATCTGCCACATCCGCTGTTCGATATGGCCGACTACCGGACGCGCTACCCCGACCTCGATGTGGCAGGGCTGAACCCCTGGCTGCACTACATCACCGCAGGCTGGCGCGAAGGCCGTCGTCCGCACCGCCTGTTCGATGCGGACTGGTATCAGAGGACCTATCTCGACGCGGTTGCGCCAGTGCGGGAACCGCTGTCGCACTACCTGTCGGAGGGCTGGCGCGAAGGGCTTCGCCCCGCGCCGGACGGCGCGGCCTTGAATCCTGCGCCGGACGGCGCCGTCCCGAAGCCTGCGCCGGATGCCCCCGCCGCCGATGCGGCCCCTCTCTATACCCAAGTCCGCGAAAGCCTGCTGCGGGAGCGGCGGCTGTCGGTATCCGGCAGACGCGGCGTGATCGGGATGGTGGTGCACGAGACCGGTGTCGGCGGTGCGCCGCATGTCCTGCGCCAGTTCACGCAATGGCTGCGCGACCGCACCCGGTTCGATGTGCGGATCGTCGCGATGAAGGGCGGGAACCTGCGCGCAGGTTTCGCCGAGGTCGCGCCGCTTCTGGTGCTGGGCGATCTGCCCGCGGCGGACCGCACCGATGCCCTGCGCCGCTTTCTGGGCGAGGATGTCCGGGGACTTTTCATCAATTCCGTCGCCAGCGGCGGTGTGCTGGACCATGCCGACCCCGATCTGCCCGCCGTGGCCTTCATCCACGAGCTGCCGCAGGTGCTGGAGATGTTCCCTGCCCAGTTCGACCTGATCCGCAAGCGGGCGGCGCGGGTGATTGCGGGCGGGCCCGGGGTGATGCGGGTCCTGCAGGCGGACGACGGTTTCGACGCCGACCGGCTGGCAGAAGCGGTCAGCTTCATCGAGGCCCTGCCGGAGCGGACGGATTTCGCCGCCCGGCGCGCCGCCGCCCGCCGCGATCTGGGGTTGGCCACGGATGCACTGGTCGTCATGGGCTGCGGCGTCGTCCACTGGCGCAAGTCCCCCGAGGTCTTCATCGCGGCGGCGCAGCAGGTGCTGTCCCGCGGCATCGACGCGCATTTTGTCTGGCTGGGCGGCGGCCCGGACCTCGCGGACTGCGAAGCCCGCATCGCCGCCGCGGGGCTGCAGGACCGGATCCGCTTCACCGGCTACGAGCCGGATGTGCCCGGCAAGATCGCCGCGGGCGACGTGTTCATGCTGTCCTCGCAGGAGGATCCGTTCCCGCTGGTCGCGCTCTATGCCGCGCAGGCAGGCCAGCCGATCGTCTGTTTCCGCGAGGCGGGGGGCATCGAAGGCTTCGTCGCCGAGGGCAGCGGCATCGCCGTGCCCCACATGGACGCCACGGCGATGGCCGATGCGGTGGCACTTTATGCCGCCGATCCCGCGCGGCGGCAGGCCGACGGCGCGGTGGGCCAGGCGCAGGTCGCACGTCGTCACACGATGGACGTCGTGGGCCCGCTGCTGCTGCATCACCTGCGCGAGGCCATGGGCCTTGCGCCCGAAGTCAGCGTCGTCGTGCCGAACTACAATTACGTGGATTATCTACCCGAGCGACTGTCTTCGATCGCGGCCCAGACCTTCCAGGATTTCGAGGTCATCCTTCTGGACGACGCCTCTCCCGATGCGTCGGTCCCGCTGCTCGAGGCCTTCGCCGCCGCCCGGCCTGGCACCCGGCTCGTCGTGAACGCGCAGAACTCCGGATCGCCCTTCCGGCAATGGTTGCGCGGAATGGATCTGGCGCGGGCCGACCTGATCTGGATGGCCGAAGCGGATGACCGCTGCACGCCGCATCTGCTGGAGACGCTGCTGCCCCGGTTCGACGACCGCAACGTCCGGCTGGCTTATTGCGCGTCCCGGCCGATCACCTCGGACGGGCGCGTGATCGGCGACTACCGCGCGCTCTACCTCGACCGGATCAACGCGGGACGCTGGGACCATGACTACACGGCCACCGACCACGAGGAGGCCAACGCCGGGCTGGGCATCGCCAATTCCCTGCCCAATGCCAGCGCGGTGATGTTCCGCAACTTCCGCCCCGAGGATGCCTTCGTGTCGGAGCTGACGCAGATGCGGCTTTGCGGCGACTGGTATTTCTACGTGCGGGCGATGCGGGGTGGGCTGGTCGGCTTTGCCGCTGCGGTGATGAATGACCACCGTCGCCACGACAAGACCGTGACTCATGCGCTCGAAGGCTCGATGCGCTATTTCGACGAGCTGGCGACCGTGCGGCGCTATCTGGGGCGCACCTTCCGCCAGGACGCGGTCGCGCGCGACCGGATTGCGGCCTTTCTGGCTGATGATATCGCTCGCTTTCGGGTGCCGGACCCCGCCGCCCTGCCAGTCGTGCCACCGGGTGAGAAGGCGATCCCCTCGCTGCTGATGGTGGCACCGGACCTGTCGCCGGGGGGTGGACAGGTCTTCGCGATCTCTGTTGCCAACGAATGGGCGCGCCGCGGCGGGCGGGTCGTGCTGCTGGATGTCGCGCACCAGCCGCCGCATCCCGCGATGCTGGCCAAGATCGCGCCGGAGGTGGTGCTGCTGAGGGCCGATGCGGAGGGTGCCGACCTGGGCACGCTGATCCGGCGCTTCGATCTCGACCTCGTACATTCGGGGATCTGGTGGGCCGACCGCTGGGTGGACATGCAGCGCGACCATCTGCCGGCGGACATGCCCTGGGTCATCAGCATGCATGGCTGCCACGAGACCTTCATCGCCAATCCGAAGATCGACAGGACTTTCGACACCCGGATGCGGCGGATGATCGACCGGGCAACCTGGGTCCATACCGCCGACAAGAACCTGCAGATCTTCGACACCTACGGCCGACCACCGGGATTGACCAAGATCGCCAACGGCATCGCCGTATCCCCCGCCACGCTGGACCTGACCCGCGAGAGTCTGGGATTGCGGCCGGAGGCCATGGTTCTGTGTCTGGCCTCGCGGGCGATCGCGTCCAAGGGCTGGCGCGAGGCAGTGCGCCTGACCGCGCGGCTCAATGCCGAAGGTCACGCGGTCGATCTGATGCTGATCGGCGAAGGGCCGCTGGCCGACGAAACCCGTGCCGAGGCGCCGACCCATGTCCACCTGACGGGGCAGGTCACGCATCTGCAGGATTATCTGCGGCTGGCCGACGTGGGCCTGCTGCCCAGCTACTTCGTGGGTGAATCGATGCCGCTCATCCTGCTCGAGATGATGGCCGTGGGCCTGCCCCTGGTCGCCACCCGCACGGGAGAGATTCCCGACATGATCGGCACGGGCGAGGCCGCGGCAGGCCTGCTGGTGCCGCTGAAGGGCGAGGGGCTGGACGAGGAGGCCCTGCACGCGGCGGTGATGAGCTTGATCACGCGGCCCGAGACGCGCGCCGCGATGGCGGCTGCCAGCCGCGCACGCTTCGCGGCGGATTTCACCATCGCGAAGATGGTCGATCGCTACGCCGGACCCTATGCCCGCATCCCCGACGCCGCCGGCCGAGCGTCGAGGGAGGTCGCATGA
- a CDS encoding ABC transporter ATP-binding protein, with product MIRFRNVTKTFATPEGRKIILHDVSTTFPSGKAVGLLGRNGAGKSTLMDMIGGTARPDSGTIETTGTVSWPVGFAGSFNRQMTGAQNTKFVARIYGVDTEELLDFVRNFAELGGHFHAPVRNYSSGMKSRLAFGISIGIPFDTYLVDEVTAVGDAAFKRKSRIAFINRMKGAGAVFVTHSTAQLRKFCTAGAVLENGRLTYYDDVEEAIAQHHENMGTDEDE from the coding sequence ATGATCCGGTTCCGGAACGTCACCAAGACATTCGCGACGCCAGAGGGACGCAAGATCATCCTCCACGATGTCTCGACAACCTTTCCGTCCGGCAAGGCGGTGGGCCTGCTGGGGCGTAACGGTGCTGGCAAGTCCACGCTGATGGATATGATCGGCGGCACCGCCAGGCCCGACAGCGGCACGATCGAGACGACGGGAACCGTGTCATGGCCCGTCGGCTTCGCCGGCAGCTTCAACCGGCAGATGACTGGCGCGCAGAACACCAAGTTCGTGGCCCGCATCTACGGTGTCGATACCGAGGAACTGCTGGACTTCGTCAGGAATTTCGCAGAGCTCGGCGGCCATTTCCATGCGCCGGTGCGCAACTATTCATCGGGTATGAAATCCCGGCTGGCCTTCGGGATCTCGATCGGGATCCCGTTCGACACCTATCTGGTGGACGAGGTGACGGCCGTCGGCGACGCGGCCTTCAAGCGCAAGAGCCGCATCGCCTTCATCAACCGCATGAAGGGCGCAGGAGCGGTCTTCGTCACCCATTCCACGGCCCAACTGCGCAAGTTCTGCACCGCGGGCGCGGTGCTCGAGAACGGCAGACTGACCTACTACGATGACGTCGAAGAGGCGATCGCTCAGCATCATGAGAACATGGGAACCGACGAGGACGAGTAA
- a CDS encoding sugar transporter, with amino-acid sequence MTDTTTDDNRTFQRRAPHEATPFAGPTRGRRRHRVLAVSFVMMVLLPILASGFYLYTRAADQYASTLGFTVRSENGASASDILGGLSASLGGGGSSSDATILYEFIRSQEIVRKVGARLDLERMYSRHAETDPLLSYHTDGTIEDLTEYWQRMVRVSYDNITGLTELTVLAFDPADARQIAEEIYSESSRMINALSDVARDDSTRYAQQDLDLALERLKAAREALTAFRLANQIVDPNADIQTQMGLLSTLQTQQANALIEFEQLRETASSTDPRLDQARRRLEVIESLIATERQKFGKGGGGEDGVEYAQTISDFERLTVEREYAETAYAAALHALDAARAAANRQSLYLAAYITPTLAEKSEYPQRGLILGLIALFSLLIWSIACLVYYALRDRR; translated from the coding sequence ATGACCGACACCACCACCGACGACAACCGCACGTTCCAGCGCCGCGCCCCGCACGAAGCCACCCCCTTTGCCGGACCCACGCGCGGGCGGCGGCGCCACAGGGTGCTGGCCGTCAGCTTTGTCATGATGGTCCTCTTGCCGATCCTGGCCTCGGGCTTCTACCTCTACACCCGCGCAGCCGATCAGTATGCCTCCACGCTGGGGTTCACCGTCCGCTCCGAGAACGGGGCCAGCGCAAGCGACATCCTGGGCGGCCTGAGCGCGAGCCTGGGCGGCGGCGGCAGTTCCAGCGACGCGACCATCCTCTACGAGTTCATCCGCTCGCAGGAAATCGTGCGCAAGGTGGGTGCCAGACTCGACCTGGAACGGATGTATAGCCGCCACGCCGAGACCGATCCGCTGCTGAGCTATCACACCGACGGCACGATCGAGGATCTGACCGAGTACTGGCAGCGCATGGTCCGGGTCTCCTACGACAATATCACGGGCCTGACGGAGCTGACGGTGCTGGCCTTCGACCCCGCCGACGCGCGGCAGATCGCCGAAGAAATCTACTCCGAGAGCTCGCGCATGATCAACGCGCTGTCGGATGTCGCCCGAGACGACTCAACCCGCTACGCCCAGCAGGATCTGGACCTTGCGCTCGAACGGCTCAAGGCGGCGCGAGAGGCGCTGACCGCGTTTCGGCTGGCCAACCAGATCGTCGACCCCAACGCGGACATCCAGACCCAGATGGGCCTGCTCAGCACCCTGCAGACCCAGCAGGCCAACGCGCTTATCGAGTTCGAGCAGCTGCGGGAGACGGCCAGCAGCACTGATCCGCGCCTCGATCAGGCCCGCCGCAGACTCGAGGTCATCGAGTCGCTGATCGCCACCGAGCGGCAGAAGTTCGGCAAGGGCGGCGGCGGCGAGGACGGCGTGGAATACGCCCAGACCATCTCGGATTTCGAACGGCTCACGGTGGAACGCGAATATGCGGAAACCGCCTATGCGGCGGCGCTGCACGCCCTGGATGCGGCCCGTGCCGCGGCCAACCGGCAAAGCCTCTATCTGGCGGCCTACATCACACCCACCCTGGCCGAGAAGTCGGAATACCCCCAGCGCGGCCTGATCCTGGGCCTGATCGCGTTGTTCAGTCTGCTGATCTGGTCCATCGCCTGCCTAGTCTACTATGCCCTGCGGGACCGGAGATAG
- a CDS encoding NAD-dependent epimerase/dehydratase family protein, which yields MPGSSQANLSAEIGSHVLVSIAAAETCSSVGVKTFVFASSGGTVYGHSPAPGIGLSEGDPTRPINAYGVSKLSIEHYLRLLSDLRPMRTVSLRISNPYGEGQRAARGQGIIAAAMQHTVAGTPMTIWGDGTAERDFLHVADVAQAFVAAAEYRGAENVFNIGSGTSLSLRDTLDAVQTATGRPIEILYAPGRTVDVQRNRLEIGLARRELGWAPAIGLDEGLRRTAAWWSIPRN from the coding sequence CTGCCCGGATCGTCGCAGGCGAATCTGTCGGCCGAGATCGGGTCGCATGTCCTGGTGTCGATCGCCGCCGCCGAGACCTGCAGCAGCGTCGGGGTGAAGACCTTCGTCTTCGCCTCGTCGGGGGGCACCGTCTATGGCCATTCCCCCGCACCGGGGATCGGCCTGTCGGAAGGCGATCCGACCCGACCGATCAATGCCTACGGCGTGTCGAAACTGTCCATCGAGCATTACCTGCGCCTGCTGTCGGACCTGCGCCCGATGCGTACCGTGTCGCTGCGGATATCGAACCCCTACGGCGAGGGCCAGCGCGCCGCGCGGGGTCAGGGCATCATCGCCGCGGCCATGCAGCATACCGTCGCCGGAACGCCGATGACGATCTGGGGTGACGGCACTGCGGAACGCGACTTCCTGCATGTCGCGGACGTGGCGCAGGCATTCGTCGCCGCCGCCGAGTATCGCGGCGCCGAGAATGTGTTCAACATCGGGTCCGGCACCAGTCTGAGCCTGCGTGACACGCTTGACGCGGTGCAGACCGCCACGGGCCGGCCGATCGAGATCCTCTATGCGCCCGGCCGGACGGTCGACGTGCAGCGCAACAGGCTCGAGATCGGTCTTGCGCGGCGCGAACTGGGCTGGGCCCCGGCGATCGGGCTGGACGAGGGGCTACGCCGCACGGCGGCCTGGTGGTCGATCCCGCGCAACTGA